In Monomorium pharaonis isolate MP-MQ-018 unplaced genomic scaffold, ASM1337386v2 scaffold_607, whole genome shotgun sequence, the sequence CCAAATCACATCTTCAGTGAAGAAGATGAAAGGGTAACCcttcaaaaacaaattgaagACTTACGTCTTCAACACGAAAATAAATTGGAAGAAGCGCGTAGGAGCATACGCGACTATCAAAATTCCAATGTTCCTATCAAAAATTACGTACCAATTGAAAGCAATGAGTTGATTCTTGTAAAGAATTTCAATGCCAAGTCATTCGAGCCACAATGGAAAGGTCCTTTTCCTGTTGTTCGACATGACAAATTCATAACATATCATATTAGAGAAAACGgagaaattaaacaatatcaCAGAAGTGATATTAAACCTTTCGTTTCAGGCAATGGGAATGGATCTGATACGAATCATTCCGATACTTCTTCTCCTGATTCCCCAGGGTCATCTTACTGACAAtgtggagagagagaagttcAAGATCGCTCAGCTAGATGATAGTGAAGTAATTTACCTCGAAACTttagataaagtaaaattataccaCGAACAATGGAAGATTGTAGTAGGATATGATTTATCGGATTTAGAGAAAAACTTTGCTATACTTAAAAAAGCGTATACTGATTTACTTAACCATTATTGTGTTAGTGAAGGGAAATGGATATGTTCCTCCCAAAAACGAATAACTAAGCGATTAGATCAACTAAGCGAAATAGAAAACGAAGTAGAGAACGTTCAATATTTAGCCGGATTTCAAAAGTTAAATAGAACCAAGCgcggattatttaattttataggtGAAGTCAGCAAAACATTATTTGGAACTTTAGATGATACCGACGCGACCTATTATAATAACGAGCTAGATAAATTGTATGCGgatcagaaaaatattattcaatacgtaaaaaatcaaactagCATAATACTTAAAACAATCAAAGGCTTCACATCCATTGCAAATACAGTAACTAACGTAAACGAACAATTCAATCGCCTTAGAAATGTATCACAatctaatgaaataaatatttggattGACGAAACGCTCTTAGATTTAGATGACGAATTACGCAAGTTAAGCGAGGAAATAAAAAGGGCAGAAGAACTGATAATCGACGGTAAACATGGGACTGTTAAACCTTACGTTCTATCACCTAAAGAATTGTTTAGCGCGCTTAGACAACACAGACATGTAGATAACTTTCCGGTCCCTTTAGAGGAAATATATTACACTACTCTCGTAGACGTAAGTGAGATATCGATAGCATTAACGGGGAAACGAAtacttattcaatttttaattcctcTTATAGAAGATAAAATCTTAGATTTAACTAGAATAATTTCACTTCCCAGGCACGGCTGGCTGGGACAATCTATTATCGACACTACTCAAAAACTCATTTTATTAGATCCATTTAGAACTATATTTATGCCGATTAGTGAAATAGAATTAACCCCAGCGAAAAGAATCGGTAAATATCAATTACTAAAACGAATCTACCCTGATTATAAAGTAggtattaaagataattgtttaacggaaattattacaaaacgcGAATCAGAAAAATGTACAACCAAGTACATGCAAATTCAAAACACTTTATGGATCCAACTCCATACAAATCGGGATTGGATTGGTATAGCTCCAAAAGAAGAGCTGGTGCATGTACTTTGTTCCGATAAAATACCTCGTAGCGCACGAGTCTTTCGAAATTTTATACTTCATTTAGAACCAGATTGTACAGTAATTTCCAATACAGCTACTTTAAAACCTGACAATATAGCTGTAGACGAAATCGAAATACACAAGACTATTCATTTAATAGatcaaaaatcaattaatgagACACTCTTTCAATATCAATTAACAGATATACCTATGGacttaataaaagaaactcATATTGAACCAGAACGATTGCAAACTTTAGGCAAAACTTTAGAAGAATTAGATAACATAGCGGAACGAATATCAACACATCAAAGAACCATTAcatggaaagaaaaatttatgtattatcttCAATTGGCAGGATATATAGCCCTTGGCTCTGTCCtgtttgtatttctttataaaatcgGATTATTTTCaagcattatttatcttttgaaACAGCTGTGTGGAAATTGCTATAATCAGTGTAGCTTTGGAAATCGCGCACCTACGCAACATGTACATTACACGCCTCATGCTCTACATGTTAATAATGAACTAGAACCAGCAATTAGACGATTAGTCCGAaccaaaatttgaataaacctcaaatttctttataaggAGGGAGGTGTGAGCATCGTCCACGTATTTTAGGAATGCACTTAGACagaattaagatatattgttattaagcaTAAAACTACTTATCATCTACGGAATGCACTTACAGAGGATTAGAGATATACTCCTAATgtatattttccattattctgtttttaagaAGTACTTTACATTGTTCTCCTCTGAGTGTATGGaatttccctttttttatagtaaacaTAATACGTCATTCTACCCATATAAATAGGGCACCCTTCGACGACAGAGTCAGTTCTCTCAGTTAATAGTTCACAGTACGTAGTACTCAGAATCACGTagttataagtaataattgtaaaaatttgtgaaataaagttttttttataagaagaaaaacgaCGATTCTTACAGTCTCAGCGGACCGGATGTTTCCTTTTTTCATAATCCCTCGGAACCGGAGATGAGTGCACGGGGGTGGTCTTTTTCAACTTCATGCCTAAATATATACCGTGCCCCCTTTTGCGCCCGCACAGCCCGCGTTCCCGAAATGCGGTGCAAGGGAGATGCGTCGTAAAAACACCGGACTGAAATAACCGAGCGAAAAATCGAGCGGGCGCCACAACGCCACGACGACGCCGACAGTCGCAAGACGCGACGGGCGGTCTAGGACCTTCGGAGATTGCTTTTATAGTCCCGACGCATTTTAATGCCAATGTCGACGCGAACGTAACTGCTCGTGGTCTCAAAGGTTCATTGTACCTTTTCAGTATAGATCGGCTTCATAGGCGGCAGAACGTTTTCCCTTTTCAAGGGGCGGAAGGCATTAACGGAGCAAAGtgaatttatgtaaataataaatttctaagtaCGTAAATATAGTAtcatatgtattatatgtatttatataaaaaaataatttttcgaaattacatatcaaatgttataaaagattattgcAATAACTATTCTTAAAACAACATTAGTTGTTTCGATTAGTGtttaatacatgtaataattctaatacaatttaaaagtccGGATGCGTTTCGACTACATTtcgaaattaataactttctgCTAAATAACTGTTAGATAAATTATCGCGTGGGCGATAAGGGGATAATTCGTCGGGACGATAGCGGTAGACATTTCTCCCTCGCTATCGGTCATCAGTTAATCGACAATAAAGTGTCTATTAAGTAATTCAGGGTGATCAGGAAAGGGGATATTTGCCTTGTCTCATAACGCCAATGGAATTTATGTGATAGGCAATTGTTAGAACTTCATTGTACTTTTATCgtcaatgaaatttttaacaaagaacATCACACGTTGTCGACTAGACTAGATAATTTTTCTTCGTTTTAATGTTGACGTTCGCTAAATAACTTGAACCGCATTAGTTTAATACTACGGATGGAAAATctgcattaatttttgtacactGGAAAAGAACCTAAAACTAAGATCGAAACGTTGTGTTATGTAACAAACGTTATATaacaacaattaataaatttggctAGTCTAGTCGGCAATATATAATGTTCTTTGTTCATTGTATTCATCAATATTTCAGCAAGTATGAATCaatcaagattatttttatttgcgagATACATTTgtcttccttctcttttcttttaccGAGGACCGTTTTTCTAAAATCGTGAATGCTCATTGCGAAACTCTTTAATATCGATCTGTCATTTCTGATCTTGAACGACGGCACGCGAATCACTTCCTGGAAAGTACAATACCTCGCGGCGTGTCATTGGCTGCGACCGCATAAAGAATCGCTAAAGGCACGTTCGTACGACTTTACATACTTATTCGCGCGCGTGCGACGCTTTGGAAGGCGTCTTACGGCGCGCGTGTAGAACACGCGATGATTCACGGCGCTTTTGTGCCGGGCGAGGTCTTACTGTTGGGAATACAAACGGTCGAGGTTTATTAACCTCCGGCGCGCAGGAACGGCAGGATCGCGAACAATCCTAGCGGGGAATCTCTTGGCGCTTTTGCCGGGCGAGGAATTTCGTCACAGTTAAGAACGGCCCGCTGAAAAGTAATTAGCTTTGCCCAGGGATCTAAACTGTACGCGTGTGTCAATTGCGCGCGCGGCGCGTGCACTTTGTCCTCTCGACGACGCATGTTTTCGCTTAATACCGTTGGTTTCTATATAATTACGCGTAACGAGTACCGATCTGCATTTAAATGACGAATGTTATCaaattttcgtttattttttagacaTGAGAAGTAGGCGTTTATAATCTTAGGTGGTTGCAATAAATCGTAATAATTGCAGTCGTTAACAATTTTACGGTACGCAATTTCATGGTAATTGTTTACGTAATGGTCAAGTAGCTTCGTTATCACGGCGTCTATTTAGCGCAACAACGTTCAACAATTTTAATCGGATTAGATCACGCTGCGCGTGCTCGCGCTTCCGATAACGCTCTCGCAGCTTCATTTCGCAGCGCCATGAACAGCCATAAATTTTCGCAACGGTTTATCGCGTAAGCCTGGCCCCCGGAGACTAAATTAAGTTACGGGGTTATGAGTAATGGTTTACTTGCGCTCTCGTTGGTTACGTCTCATTGGTTTCCTTCCACGCCGTGCAGCGTTGCACGCTTAACTCGTACGCgttcccctccccctccccctcgaGCGCAATGAAACGCCTCGCAAACCGTTCCAATTTACAAACGTAGAATGTGCAGCAGCCATTTTCATTAGGCATATTGGTCCGTGGTGGGCGACGACGATACCGAGGAGGGTCAGGGGCCATGTAATGCGACATCCTGCCGTCGCCTCATCTGCCAACCGTATTACCATATGCGCCACTTCTCGTCTTTTATAAGTGCGACTCTTCCTCTCACCAGTGACGCTCAACGCATCATCGAAAAACTCGAGACTGGATTAATGTtccaattaaaagaaaagtattttgtatCTAGTATCAATCAAAGAGCCTTAATTTaggacaattaataaaaatcattttttaaaatagtatttagTAATTGAATGttatcgttttatttttacttgagattaaatttttttcatgaattgTCTGCCCATATTTTTCGTCAATTTCTCAGCGTTGTGTGATTAAAGACTGCAGATAGACAAATGACAAAAATGGTGCTTCTTATTTTAGAAAGTGGTTTCTTTTATCGTCAAAGTTTTCAGTATATTTTAACTCTTTCACTTTCTAGATACACACACGTTTTAATTgaagtgataaaaaaatgcattcgTACCGCTTTCATTCTCGAGTTCATACATCTCTCTAACTCTGACGAACGTTCTCGCTACAGCAGTTTTAAGAGTCCTCGACAAAACGGTCTGACCGTTGAGTCGTCATTATCGCCGTCGCTCGCGTTCAGTTGTAACTGCCGTTGGCGGACTCGCCTAATCTCTATATTATCCCTCGGGAGAGATATCGAGACAGGCCGATGAAACACAACCGGATGCCGTTAGATGTGATTTTTACGAGTGTGCGTCGAGGAGCGGGCGCGTAAACAGCTTCGCGATCTAATGGCGTTCACGTGCAGACGAGAAATACGTTTTCTCGAAGACCCCTAAAACGTGTCTGTAAATTGCGCGTCATGATCCTGTCTCAACCGGAGAGTCATTCGGAGAAGACTTGATTTCGATCCCGTGTTAAGGATGAACATTGGATTAGCCATCGACTCAACGCATCAACGCGAGAACTTTATAACGCAgttaaaaaggaagaaaaaaaaatgaagtttGATGTTTGAAGTTTTTTATCCCCACAGAGAATTATTTATCGATTTGTATTTTAGGGGGCGGGGGAGGGACGAAGAAGTTATAAATACAAGTAGTgtagaaagtaaaatttaaaatttgtaaggtaattatatctcgtaaatatgtatgttaattacaatgcattaattaattaataattaaattagcaaatttttatatattatttaataacttcataaaactttataaaactatGATTGTGTGTAAAATGTAAGAATCATTGGTAACTGGGGATTAACCGAACGTGACATCGAAACCTGATGCAGCGCACGTGAACGGGCGCACGCTGCACGCAAGGCGCGTTGTTTGGACGGGCGAAATACGATTTTGTTTAAACAAGTCGGGGACTTTCTAGCAGTCGACTGTTCCAGGTCGTGATCGCGTCTTTTTCCAACGTAACCCGAATACCTCTCGACGAGTCAACTCATCTCGCGTCAACTCTGTTTGAGCAGCGTAGAGGTTCAACGAACTGTCATTAAAACGAGCACCCAGTTTGCTGACATATAGTCGTTTGAGCAGATGTTCGGCGGAAACCGAGCGTTGAGCAAACGGAAAAGAGATTAAAGGGACGAAATAATGCTATTGCTATAGTGACATATACGATGATCGTAATCAAATTGGAGGCAAGGAAAACAAAAAGTGTTCCGGCGAAACACGAAACTAGAAGCTCGGTTACAGCTACTAATTGCCTTTTCTTTCATGTTGTTCAAATCTAGCTGCATGGAAAAATAATAGCAAACTTGTCGTTATGTAAaagttgtaatattaaaaaaaaaaattactaatcaAATACCTGTAGGATTGTTTGAAAaatcgattatttttatttcatgccCCTTTTGTTTAATTCATTTTGCGAGCCACGATCGAAATTCTTTTCTGTCCATCATCGTCATTTCCCCGTTGATACTTGACATGTAAGGGCGTTGATATTTGACATACAAGGGCGCGCGCATCCCGTATCTGTCTTTAgcggttctctctctctcgctcatCTAAATCAATAACGTGATATTGCATTAAGTCCTTTTTTCTCGGGGGATGACGGTCATCAGATGCCATCTGCCGTTTCAATGGTCGCGCTAAATCCAGGATTTTGATGCCGCGTCAAGTCTCGCATTTGAATAACGCgtacgtgtgcgcgcgcgcgatgtaAGAGAGGACGACGCGTACGTATGGGAAAGTGTTGAATAGCGTGAAATGAAATATCGCGTACGTTCTACGCGCGTACACTCCAGGcgacagaaataaaatatcgacATTCGTTATAGGCATCGCGAAACATTGACGCGCACATATGTGTCACGTGTTTACCTCGCGAGCATTTCGCGATCTAGGGCGCCCTAAATTACGACATTGTGAAAGTATAGATAGAAATACCCGCTTGATTTGAGACAATAATCCTATTGGAGAGGGGAACAATTCACCTCGAGGAATACTTGGAAAATTGAAGAGTATCACGTTTTGCTTAGGCCGCTTTAAAACGAGCAAAACGCGGTTCGTCTTTCCACCACCCGTCACGTCTCTATCGCCCCCGCGCTCTCGGGAGATGACAAAGTGACCTGTTTTTCTGCTTCCAGCATGCGAACAACGTGCGGAAATACGCGACGGACTACGTGGCCCGCCGTCAGGCCCGCAAGATGCCGATGACACGCTCGATAACGTCCCTGGCGCTGCCGATGAGCCAGGTGGGCGACGTTCCCTACCTGCCGAACGCCAAGGCCGGCACCTTCTTCGCCCGCGACAACGTCTCGAACTTCATCGACTGGTGCCGCAACAGCCTCGGCATCATCGAGTGCCTGCTCTTCGAGACCGAGGATCTGATAATGCGTAAGAACGAGCGGCACGTAATACTATGCCTGCTGGAGGTGGCGCGTCGCGGCGCCAAGTTCGGCATGCTCGCGCCGTTGCTCGTGCAGATGGAGAGGCAGATCGACCGCGAGATCGCCGCCGAGAACAAAGCGGCAAACGGCGCCGGCAACGAGGAGACCGATGACGAGTACGAGGAGGAGCAGCCCTGCCTCATATACGGGCCGCAGCCGCAGATCGTCACGAACGATCTCAAGACTCTCCACGAGCTGGTGAGTGAAAATATGATCTTGGTACTTggaatacatacatatacataccaCGTGCGAGTCTCAGCGCGAGGGATGACGTGTTTCTACGGTTCTACGTTGACGGAACCCTTCACGCCCCGAATGgaagtatacgcgcgcgatGAGAGAAGTCAGCGTTCGTAAGAAactgaattctttttttttaattttagttcgTTTTCCCGCATAAATTTTGAACGGATCAGTCTCGAGAACGTTCTGTAAAGATTTGAGCTCTTTTATTCTCAAAGGATGCACCGCTTCGAAATAACGATCGCCGTACTTGCGACGCTTCTCGGAATCCCTCCTCGGTAGCCTGAAAGTCCCTCGACGATTCACGGCGCCGATTCCGGTGACCGGGCCGATGAAATCCCGACCGGCTTTGAGCGTATTCGAATCCGCGCGTCTCTCTCGTCGCGTATCATCGCCAACGACGACCGTAACGTGCCGTGGCTATGAATATAACTCGCGACCCTGCGGTCCATCCGGATGTATTTATGGCGGTCCTAACCCACCGACGCCGAGCCGTGAATATCGCGCGCGATCGGAAATAAGAGAAGGGACGTCACGGTGCTTAAGTTTAATGGAGTGTCGATAGTTTGCTCTTTCGGGGTATCAGGTACCGCAAAAGATCCGGTATTATACTTTGAGGTATTGTGaaggataataaaaaaaagaatatggTTTTTGCAATTTAGCGCAATTGTGCGATACAAACGTGAttgtcatatatttaataaattttacattgctTTAAGATTACAATCTTGCTACAAGATTATAA encodes:
- the LOC118648701 gene encoding GAS2-like protein pickled eggs, producing MFAFSFRIVKIMSVLLEGRSYRPFKSSEEYLIAMKEDLAEWLNALYPELRINLDNFMDRLDTGVALCKHANNVRKYATDYVARRQARKMPMTRSITSLALPMSQVGDVPYLPNAKAGTFFARDNVSNFIDWCRNSLGIIECLLFETEDLIMRKNERHVILCLLEVARRGAKFGMLAPLLVQMERQIDREIAAENKAANGAGNEETDDEYEEEQPCLIYGPQPQIVTNDLKTLHELVSENMILVLGIHTYTYHVRVSARGMTCFYGSTLTEPFTPRMEVYARDERSQRS